A part of Liolophura sinensis isolate JHLJ2023 chromosome 1, CUHK_Ljap_v2, whole genome shotgun sequence genomic DNA contains:
- the LOC135481907 gene encoding uncharacterized protein LOC135481907, translating into MWDDIDSEESGDIMLRSTDQNFPVVCSKHQAVNITTYLLKISEASIPPESKLAALSFLNQMFEQDSHQIVRFAAIEQNVLPVLLELLDDFILPTDKSDKNGSFHCRTLSLLLCQTSLKLFWHLSQLPICQQYALITEPVIRRLMAFLDPSLPQIYQFPSAMFKRLRTYTQGKTLFAQIRRKTLNTSVINLINEQADRHSCKLFSHRMSLADTIYSCILYDTSDPDEDVNIGEALIGDNLAWLNLIDFSSDVLEESEIHVLQVVGGHIFWAHVGEMNQYVKTMQDLHNKMISLSESVTLVTSPDIGDHVMVRKRPERSTTESYFYRARIVDVRGDNFEVFAIDMGVVLSSVSTSSLYHLPQEVCVQDQPPLASLCMLHGVQAPAKFPQLPQLAIASLVNLCRYSVPAGEIFAKTLSGVPLLCALLRYPDRRVSVQAIQLLNNLACNTSVQKNLEPSKTVPVVMDILVDCMTSNVDEVRQSQVESCLVTLSTLLTLAKSYREIFYQYDGLTVVLRLLSSSPSQTVYQFVVRLLRIFLRDVPLNSCGSRKDRMARILGDRGFEIEGEVKPLRRRSNPVRSRSRSLSRGDTRSSLRRNYLICIIGIFREPVRVMTKLRVTCFWKQRVHLSNKGGVCTSSPHYDCSAMPVLRAEPVKFEPGEGLWEPDHEKLAVIMSLGTTQDQARLALQAGDDDLDKASEWVLENVEWLTQQREDASTADSVSKSSPAIFPVDATLEYVGSDRYYVVDSPVDYEQDAENELQTSMSIAHASTEIISQIVCGFLNCGRDGRIVFGVRPDGRVHGVSVNREERDQFRLGVDRMMVDKLTPLVIYSMYEIVYCPVVRPQGHADPLTRKLLKDVFVVEILLKCSPGTVYTLRNGMLYYRLGPKTVHLNTQEMRQMVEMEEEAKCKAEVRKLQKDLETLRRLVKEKEQ; encoded by the exons ATGTGGGATGACATAGACAGTGAGGAGTCTGGAGATATAATGTTAAGGAGCACAGACCAAAATTTCCCAGTGGTATGCTCTAAACATCAGGCTGTAAACATCACCACATACCTCCTAAAGATATCTGAGGCATCCATCCCACCAGAATCAAAGCTTGCAGCGCTCTCATTTCTGAATCAGATGTTTGAGCAAGACTCGCATCAGATTGTTCGTTTTGCTGCCATTGAACAGAACGTCCTTCCTGTACTTCTTGAACTCCTGGATGACTTCATTTTACCTACGGATAAGTCTGACAAGAATGGGAGTTTTCACTGCCGAACACTGTCCCTGTTGCTTTGCCAGACTTCGCTAAAGCTCTTCTGGCATCTCTCACAGCTGCCTATTTGTCAGCAGTATGCCTTAATCACCGAGCCTGTTATTCGGCGCCTTATGGCTTTTCTCGATCCTTCTCTCCCACAAATTTATCAATTTCCATCAGCTATGTTTAAGAGACTCCGCACGTACACCCAAGGCAAGACCCTGTTTGCTCAAATAAGACGCAAAACCTTAAATACCAGTGTCATCAATTTGATCAACGAACAGGCTGACAGACATTCTTGTAAACTGTTTTCACATAGGATGTCATTAGCTGACACGATCTATAGCTGTATACTGTATGATACAAGTGATCCAGATGAGGATGTTAATATTGGAGAAGCTTTGATAGGAGATAACTTAGCTTGGCTGAATCTGATTGATTTCAGTTCTGATGTGCTAGAGGAAAGCGAAATTCACGTTCTGCAAGTTGTTGGAGGACACATCTTCTGGGCACACGTGGGTGAAATGAATCAATATGTGAAGACCATGCAGGACTTACATAACAAAATGATCAGCTTATCGGAAAGTGTAACTCTTGTGACATCACCCGACATTGGTGATCATGTTATGGTCAGGAAACGCCCAGAAAGGTCGACTACAGAGTCTTATTTCTACCGAGCGCGTATAGTAGAtgtaaggggagacaactttgagGTGTTTGCCATTGACATGGGTGTGGTGCTATCCTCAGTCTCTACCTCAAGTCTGTATCATCTGCCCCAGGAAGTCTGTGTTCAGGATCAGCCGCCACTAGCATCACTCTGTATGCTCCATG gtgtgcaAGCTCCTGCGAAGTTTCCACAGCTTCCTCAGCTTGCCATAGCCAGTCTGGTGAATCTCTGCAGATACAGTGTACCTGCCG GTGAAATTTTCGCTAAGACTCTGTCAGGTGTGCCATTGCTGTGTGCACTACTGAGGTATCCAGACAGGAGGGTATCAGTGCAGGCCATACAGCTCCTCAACAATCTGGCCTGTAATACCTCTGTACAGAAGAACTTGGAGCCCTCTAAGACTGTGCCAGTTGTGATGG ACATCCTGGTGGACTGCATGACATCTAATGTAGATGAGGTAAGACAGAGTCAGGTGGAGTCTTGTCTGGTGACTCTGTCCACACTGTTGACTCTGGCAAAGAGTTACCGGGAGATTTTTTACCAGTATGATG GCCTGACAGTGGTTCTGCGTCTGCTGTCCTCCAGTCCTTCACAGACAGTTTACCAGTTTGTGGTCAGATTACTGCGCATCTTCCTCAGGGATGTGCCACTCAATTCCTGTGGGTCAAGGAAGGATAGGATGGCTCGAATATTGGGAGATAGAGGATTTGAGATTGAGGGAGAAGTGAAACCCTTGAGGAGAAGATCTAACCCTGT AAGAAGCCGTAGTCGCAGTTTATCTCGTGGTGACACCAGAAGTAGTCTGAGGAGGA attatttaatatgtataattGGGATTTTCAGAGAACCAGTGAGAGTGATGACGAAACTCCGAGTGACCTGTTTCTGGAAACAAAGAGTACATCTCTCGAACAAAGGCGGCGTTTGTACCAGTTCACCACATTATG ACTGCTCAGCAATGCCTGTTTTGAGAGCTGAGCCAGTGAAGTTTGAGCCCGGTGAGGGTCTGTGGGAGCCTGATCATGAGAAGCTGGCTGTAATCATGTCCTTGGGGACCACACAAGACCAGGCCAGGCTGGCACTTCAAGCTGGG GATGATGATTTAGACAAAGCCTCAGAATGGGTTCTGGAGAATGTGGAGTGGCTAACACAACAGAGGGAAGATGCCAGCACAGCTGACTCAGTCTCAA AATCGTCTCCTGCCATTTTTCCAGTAGATGCGACATTAGAATATGTGGGCTCAGACAGATATTATGTCGTAG ACTCACCAGTGGATTACGAGCAGGATGCAGAAAATGAGCTTCAAACTTCGATGAGTATAGCCCATGCCTCAACAGAAATCATCTCTCAGATTGTCTGTGGATTTCTCAACTGTG GTAGAGATGGCAGAATTGTGTTTGGGGTTCGCCCGGACGGCCGAGTTCATGGAGTGAGTGTGAACAGAGAGGAGCGGGACCAGTTCCGCCTTGGAGTGGATCGTATGATGGTTGACAAGCTAACACCTCTTGTCATCTACTCTATGTACGAAATCGTCTACTGTCCCGTTGTGAGGCCGCAAGGTCATGCTGACCCACTGACCAGAAAGCTATTAAAGGATGTCTTTGTTGTGG AAATTCTTTTGAAGTGCAGCCCAGGAACAGTGTACACTTTGAGAAATGGAATGCTCTATTATAGATTAGGTCCCAAAACTGTTCACTTGAACACTCAG GAAATGCGTCAGATGGTTGAGATGGAAGAAGAAGCTAAATGTAAGGCTGAAGTCCGAAAGCTTCAGAAAGATTTAGAAACATTAAGGCGTCTAGTCAAGGAAAAAGAGCAATGA